From Amphiprion ocellaris isolate individual 3 ecotype Okinawa chromosome 2, ASM2253959v1, whole genome shotgun sequence, a single genomic window includes:
- the lhx4 gene encoding LIM/homeobox protein Lhx4 — translation MMQSAAVLPTESPVKSLPEILGVPLQQIPQCAGCSQHILDKFILKVLDRHWHSKCLKCADCQTPLADKCFSRAGSVYCKEDFFKRFGTKCASCQQGIPPTQVVRKAQDFVYHLHCFACIMCSRQLATGDEFYLMEDGRLVCKVDYETAKQNDDSEAGTKRPRTTITAKQLETLKSAYKNSPKPARHVREQLSSETGLDMRVVQVWFQNRRAKEKRLKKDAGRHRWTQFYKSVKRSRGGTKVEKESSADDAGLSDSELSFRDDQVLSDLGHTNGLYGSVGDMTNTAVLNGGFSVDAAGQTYHDIRAGSPYGLPQSPSSIASLPVHTPLLNNLGFSMDSLVAPGGPVGVGQALRAMAGGPTSDLSTGSSTGYPDFPTSPASWLDEMDHSQF, via the exons ATGATGCAAAGTGCGGCGGTTCTACCGACAGAGAGTCCCGTGAAGAGTTTACCGGAGATCCTCGGAGTGCCACTGCAAC AGATCCCTCAGTGTGCGGGCTGCAGTCAGCACATCCTGGACAAGTTCATCCTGAAGGTGCTGGACAGACACTGGCACTCCAAGTGCCTCAAGTGCGCAGATTGTCAGACTCCGCTGGCGGACAAATGCTTCTCCAGGGCTGGAAGCGTTTACTGCAAGGAGGACTTCTTCAA GCGTTTTGGGACGAAATGCGCGTCGTGCcaacagggcatccctcccACGCAGGTGGTGCGGAAGGCGCAGGACTTTGTGTATCACCTGCACTGCTTCGCCTGCATAATGTGCAGCAGACAGTTGGCCACCGGGGACGAGTTCTACCTCATGGAGGACGGGAGGCTGGTGTGCAAGGTGGACTATGAGACGGCCAAGCAGAACG aTGACTCGGAGGCGGGAACCAAGCGGCCGAGGACCACCATCACCGCCAAGCAGCTGGAGACCCTCAAAAGTGCCTACAAGAACTCGCCCAAGCCGGCACGCCACGTCAGGGAGCAGCTGTCCTCGGAGACGGGGCTGGACATGAGAGTGGTGCAG GTTTGGTTCCAGAATCGACGAGCGAAGGAAAAGCGTCTGAAGAAAGATGCAGGTCGACATCGTTGGACGCAGTTTTACAAAAGTGTGAAACGCAGCCGAGGAGGAACCAAAGTGGAGAAGGAGAGTTCTGCCGACGACGCCGGCCTCAGCGACAGCGAGCTGAGCTTCAGAG ACGACCAGGTCCTGTCAGATCTGGGCCACACCAACGGACTCTACGGCAGCGTGGGCGACATGACGAACACCGCGGTTCTGAACGGCGGCTTCTCGGTGGACGCGGCGGGACAAACCTACCACGACATCCGGGCAGGAAGCCCCTACGGCCTCCCGCAGTCGCCCTCCTCCATCGCCTCGCTGCCGGTCCACACCCCGCTCCTCAACAACCTGGGCTTCAGCATGGACAGTCTGGTGGCGCCGGGCGGCCCGGTCGGCGTGGGCCAGGCTCTGAGGGCCATGGCGGGAGGCCCCACCTCAGACCTCTCCACGGGCAGCAGTACGGGATACCCCGACTTCCCCACCAGCCCGGCCTCGTGGCTGGACGAGATGGACCATTCCCAGTTTTGA